The Meles meles chromosome 12, mMelMel3.1 paternal haplotype, whole genome shotgun sequence genomic sequence TAACAGGCACACCCCTGCCTCGATGCCCCACCCAGTTTTCTGACGGTCTCCCCTGACTGCCCTTGATTCTGTGAACAGGCCTTGGCTGGGGAAGTTGGAATGAGCAACGAGTTAGATGACGTAGCTAGGTCTCTTTTCCTCGGGCAAATCCCTAATATCTGGAGAAAGCTTGCCCCAGACACGCTGAAGTCCCTCGGGAACTGGATGCTGTACTTCCTGCGGCGGTTCAGCCAGTACACATCGTGGGTAAGCAAACGGCAACTGTCACTTTGTTGGTTTGGCCTggaccgccccccccaccaccacctccagcccccagcccctctctAACTCAACAGAAGTGGTCCCTTCTGTTCACAGCTGATTGGGTGTTCTAGAAGTGGTCTTTGACTCTACGGGcatacctgtatttttttttcctttttgttttgttttcaagactGTGAAGCCTAGTATGCACAATCTGATTTATTCATCTTGAAGTCCATCTTGGCCGTTGTTCCTCCACGTACCCTTAAATCGAACTTACTCTTTTCAGGGGACTCTGTTTTACAGGTGCTCCACGTCCTTTCCCCAGATGGACACTTAAGTGTTTCCATTTGAGTTTCTTCTCTCTTAGCCAGGATGGGCAATGCTCTGGCGCCTGTGTCCGTGGTCACAGGCACGAGTGTATTTCACGGGTCAGTCCCTCCAGTGGCAGAGCTGGTCCCAGCCTGTGCATTTCACATTCTGCCAGCTCTGGTCAGAGGGTCTTCTAGAGAAGTGGAGACCACAGTGAATGAACACAAGCATTCCCTCCCCTCTCGGCAACACTGTGTGCTCTTAATATTTTGGATCTTTTCTCCCTGATAGGTAAATAGTAATACGTTTGGGTGTGCATTTCCTTGATTATGGTGAGGCCGAGCGTAcctcatttcttttcctgtgaaTCGTCTTTGTgtcttgatttcatttttatcgaattctgcattttattttattttattttttttaagattttatttatttgacagagagatcacaagtaggcagagaggcaggcagagagagaggaggaagcaggctccctgcggagcagagagcccgatgtggggctcgatcccaggaccctgagatcatgacctgagctgaaggcagcggcttaatccactgagccacccaggcgccctcaaattctgcattttaaaatggtCTTTTAGAGCTCTTTGTTTTTCAGGGAGATTAGCCCTGTGCCTGCCAGTGTTGTGTTTCCCCCAACTTGCCAAAAGTCTTTTGATTTTGcttatggcattttttttctgtaagaaagtcttacatttttattagtCAAATATATCAGTCTGTTCTTGTGTGGCCTCTGGGTTTTGCATTCCCAACTCCAAGATCTTGACAACGTTCAGTGGAGATTTGATCTGGTACTTCTGTGGCTTTGTTATTTTATATCTAAATCTTTGCTCCTTCTGGAATCAGGCAGTTCAGCTTGCTTTCCCCAGCAGGCTCCCGGTTGTTCCCAGGCCCATCTTTTTGCTGCCAAGGTGAACCATGTTTTTGTCATGTACCAAACGTCTGGTCAGCACTGGCTCTGGCACTTGATGGTGTCCACAGGCTCCTGCCagcttccctcctttccctccaggTCACCGAGAGTGAGCCCAGCGTGATGTGGCTCTCGGGGCTGCACATCCCAGAGTCCTACCTCACGGCCCTGGTGCAGGCCACCTGCCGGAGGAACAACTGGCCACTGGACCGCTCCACTCTGTTCACGCAAGTGACCAAGTTCCAAGATGCAGATGAAGTGAATGAGCGGGCAGGACAAGGTACGGCCAGCTTGCTGGGGAGGCTCCTCCCTGAGCCGTCCCCGAGTCAGACCAACAAGCGTGGTGTGGGCCGAGATGGGGCCAGCCCACATCTGAAAGTGAGGCTGCTGCGGACAGCGGCGCTGTGTGCATTCTCTGCGTCTTGACCTCTGAGGATGACCACATGCGCTGCTCTTCCAGTTTCAGCACTGAGACCTGGGGTGATGTCAGGAGAGGCCTGAACCCTGTTCGCCATGCTTGTTTGTGAGGAGTGGGCTTCTTCTTGGTCAGAATTAGGTCTTTCAAAGAACTGGATCACTTGAAGGCTTCCCTGGAAACCCTGAGGGCACCGGGGCGTGGGTACCAGAAGGCAGGTCAGACGAGGTCGGATCCATTAAAATGTAAGGTCAGGTCCCTTCACACTGGTGAGTGATGCCACAGACTCTGGCAGGGAGCTGCCATTTCCCAGGGCTGGGCCCCGGAGTCCGAGGACATTTAACCGCGAGCAACAAAAGCCCTCTTGAGCAAGCCTAGACAGGCTTCACAGTGGAGACACAGGGGTGCTCACCATCCCCATGGCATTTGGAGGAACTGGCAGGTGTCAGGGCCACCACACTCTCTGGGTGACTGTTCTCTTCTCTGCCGCTGTGCGTGTCTGCTGTGTCCTGCTCTCCAGACACTATTTTCTCTGCTGGGctttggctccctgctcccactccctctggcTCAGGGCGGCGGACTTGGCCTTGCTGTGGTACCAACTGGTGCTCCTGTCTTTATAACCCGGGGGTTCCAGTGGTCTAGGGCTGTGAGCCTTGAAGCAGATTGCTAGGGGAGGCTACCACCCCTTGTCCCCTTCACTGAGACTGTGGAGGAGGCTCAGTGGGGTCTACAGACCGTCCTGTTTGGGCTGTCGCTCGGCAAAGGGAAGGAAGGCCTCCCCTTTTGGAAGAAGACCTGGGCTGTGTCTGGGGAAGGAGAGTCGGTTGGTTGTCTCTGTGTGTGAGCCGTGGACATCCGGGAGAGCTGCCGGCGCCTCCCCGTGAATACCGGTCTCTTCCTGGTATCTCCAGGATGCTTCGTCTCAGGACTGTATCTAGAAGGCGCTGACTGGGATGTAGAAAGAGGATGTCTTATCAAGAGCAAACCCAAGGTGCTGGTGGTCGATCTACCGATTCTGAAGATCATCCCCATCGAAGCCCATCGCCTCAAACTGCAGGTGGGGAGGGGTCACGCTTGGGGTGGTTCAGATGGTCTTGCCCTTTAACCTTTCATGAATGGGGGAAGCCCTGAGCCAGGGCAAGAGCGTGGAGTCACTTCACGGGAAGACCCACACGTGCACAGGCGTGTAAGCAGAGACTTGCCGGGCGGCATGGCTTCACACTCTGAGCTGTGGTCCAGCCTAACTTAGGGAGAAATGCCTCCCTTCCCATCACGTCTTGTGGGCATTGCCTGACGCAAGTCCCTACACCCagggcggcggcagcagcagggTCCTCCTGGCTCACGCAGCTCGGATCCACATTTCCTGAGCGTGTCCCCGGGCAGCAGCCCTATCTGTGCTTGGTTGTGGAGGGCAgcccagctggggtgggggtgggggtgtgtgtgcactGCACCATCAGCTCGCACACTGAATATCCCATAGCCCAGGGTTgagctcctctgccctcctgtggTGCCCCTCACTTGCCTCTCCTTTGCAGAACACCTTCCGGACACCGGTCTACACCACCTCCATGAGAAGGAACGCCATGGGTGTTGGCCTGGTGTTTGAAGCTGATCTCTTCACCTCCAAGCACATTTCTCACTGGGTGCTGCAGGGGGTGTGCCTCACCCTGAACTCCGACTGACCCTCTGGGCCAAGAAACCTGCACACCCAGCTCCGTCCGTGGCTGGCCGTGGAAATGTAGGCATTCTGCTGCGGTGGTCACGTCTGCGGTCAGCTCTCAGGGCCTGGAGCGGCTGGGGATGGACAGACAtgggattttcttttcatttgaaatCAGCTGATTTACTTTTTCTGTAGAAATGAAGATGTTTCTTAAGTTTAACTTAAAGAGTTAAACTGTTTCTAAGGATTCTGCATATTTGAGAAGTAAATACTAGAGAACATTTTAAGGTATGtcgttttctttcccttcttagaGATGTGTGATTAGGCGAAAGTCCTGGGCTGCTGGGCAGGGTCTGGCAGAGTCTCCTTCCTGGGCCACCCCACCAGAGATGGCACAGTTGCCTGCTGCCCCCCTCTGCTCACTTCCAGAGCTCTCCAGCCTACCAGGTGGAAGTAGGGGTGAGTTCCCTGAGCTGGCATGTCATCCCTGTATGAGCTCCTACCCGTACCCTGGCTGGATCTGCATGGGATTGGGGGCAGACTTAGAGCATCTGGGCCTGGATCCTGGGCATCCCTTCCTTCCACACACCCTGGGGGGCCAGGCCTGCTCGAGGGCAGGAGTGGCTTTACACTCTGAAAGGGAGGAGCCCGCTGGAGCACcagcagggcagaggggaggggccagTCATGGGCATAAGGAGCTTCTGCCAGAACCTGGAAACACAGAGCCTTCTCAGGGGCGGGAGCTGTAGGGGAGAACATGGGGTAAGAATGCTGTAGTTACGGCAGGGCTGGGGGGCGGCcacctgtttctccccctccctcagcctacccccagctcctccctcagGTGGTTTAAtaaaagacacaaaacagaaagaggcaggtttagaaaataaagtttgttGGGATCTTGAACATTTTggataaaactaacaaaaaataTGAACACACGTTCAGGTTGTGGTGGTATGAGAAGTAACATCATCTTATTTCGTTCCCGAGATACACATCTACAGCTGCTAGGCTATCCGTGCCGCCCTGGGAAAGGCTTGTTGGGAGGTTACAGGGTCTCCAGGAGGGAGCAGGGGCTGCTCTGGACGGGCTGCCCTGGAAACTGGAGTGAGGGGTCAAGGTCGGCCAGCATGTGTTGCTCCGGCTGTATAATGAGGCGTGTGACTATCCGATTTTGTTAACGTCGAGTAGTGATGCAGCCTGCGGCCTGTGCTCGGTCCACGAGCGCGCGGAGGTTACACAGAGTGGGATTAGAAGCAAGCAATTCGGCACAGAGGTGTTTGGCCACAGCGATTAGTAAATACGTATTCTGCAGCAGGGACACGATTGTATTTTGGTGTCAGTAAGAGGGCAAGAGGAGCAGGAGAAGAATCATCTGTTGACAGGTCTGAAAAAAATTTGGCATGCAtgggaagtaagaaaaaaaaaaggtatggatGAGTTTTTCCTTGTAGTGATCACAGTGCATCGACAGCCGAGGGTGAAGGGTCGCCTGGGGCAGGCTTCACACAGTTCTGTCCGTCCCTGAGTGCTTCCTCACGACCTTCCCTCCGTTCACCTGGTCGACCGCCAGCGTCTCCACCTCGGGCTGGGCCTGCGGCGGGGCGGCGTGGTGGATGCGGTGGGCCACCCCAACGTGAGCCTTGTGCGGCTTCTCACGGGCCGGGCTGTGCTGCTCGCTTGGGCCACGGTCGGAGGCGATGGGGGGGATGACCAGAGGCCTCTCCTTGATGAGGTGGACCTCGGCGGACTCCCTGGCCAGCAGGAACGGGGTGGGGTCAGGCATGGCATCCACCGGCTCCCGCAGGAGGAGTTTCCGGCTCTCGGCCCCAAATCTGTAGACCTCCTCAAATTCCGGGTGCAGGGGGGCTGAGAGACTCTTTTTCATCCTGCGGCGGGGCGTCTCGGGCAGCTTGTCCTTGGGGGGGGCCGGCTTGTAGCTGGCCAGCACGGGGCTCCCGGAGGGGCTGCCATCCGAGGCCCCCCCGGCGCTCAGGAGCTTCCGCTTGGCGGCATGCAGCTGGGCGGTCAGGTAGGCGATGGTGCCGGCGCGCTGCTCGAGCTCGCTGGACAGCATGTTCAGCTTGTGGCTCTTCACCTTTAGCTCCTCCAGGTACTTCTTCTCGCGCTCCTTGACGGTGTTCTCCAGCACGGCGATCATGGCATTCttctgctccagctccttgagCAGCTCGttgttctcctcctcctgcaGCTTCAGctgggcctccagctcctcacaTTTTCTCTTCAGTTCGCTGCTTCTGGAAGCCCCATCTCCTGGAAGAGCGAGCCGAGAGGCAGGATTTAGCACCCCCAGTGCGGAGGCAGGAGTCCTTCTGGCTAGGCCGGCCTCCCCTCCCCGGAGCCTCTTGCTCCCACCGCCCCGCCCTCTCCCAGTGGGTGCAGACTGAGTGCCTGCTGCGCCCCGTTCCCTGGCTCACCGCACAGAGCGATGCCTCCGCGCTTCGCAAGTGCGGAGGTCACAACGGGCAACCCCAGGCTAGCTGCCCTCAGTGGACACTTAGTGGGAGCTGCTCCCCGTTTATTCCTGTCTGCTTGGGCGGCATTCACTAGGCGCCCGCTCTACTGCAAGCACCGTTCGGAAAGACCTCTATAGACTCCGTCCGTAGCTGAGCAACACAGCTCTGAAGCTGCAGAGGAGACAGgaggggaggccgccgcctccccctgctcatcctGTCGGCCTGTGCCTCCCCGTGTGTGTCCACCGTCAGCCACTCAGGGACTCCCCTGGGCTTCGGGGGCCTGTGCCGGGCCAGGAGCCGGTGTCTGCGGGCACGTCTCACGTGGGCATGCGGGCCAAGTGGGGCTCCAAAGCCAGGGCTATGGACCGATGCTTGTTGGCTCCTGACTTTGCAGGAGCAACTCCggctgcctgccctgcctccctgAGACTCCAGAGAAAGGCTCTTGGTGACCGTTGTTCCCAGGGATCAACACCTTCTATTTTACTGATTTCCACCCTTCTATAGAAAACTCTGCTCTACCTCCTCCTCCACACGTGCATCCTTTCTAGAAGATTCCCCATAAAAGATGCACATGCACTGAGCTGAGGCAACTGTTCTTAATCACACAGAGCCAGACTTCCCCAGCTGCCAGAGTGCTCAGTCACTGCATCactttacttccttttctttacttttactgttttaaagtaatctctacacccaatagaGGGCACGAACTTACAACTGCAAGAGCAAGACTCACACTCtatgaactgagccagccaggtgccctcactGGGGCACTTTCTAAACAGATTCTCAGGTGCCCTCCCTGAGCCTCGGAATCAGAACCTCCAGGGGAGGGGGTCCAGGAGCCTGTATCTTCCCCCCATGCCCCCAGACGTGTAGGCTCTGCCTCCACTAACGTAAAGCAGTGACTTCCAGTCCTGGGGAGGGGAGATTCTGTGACCAGAATGCAGCCTATTTAGGAAAAGACATCTGACTCCAGTATGGATTCTGCACTTTTCAAATCCCAAGTTGGTTCCAGGGAGCAACTAATTGTCTTCGGCACAGGGGAACCTGTTCTATCTCCTCTGCCCCAGCTGCCATCAGGTTGATACCTTCGGGGGTCCCTGAGGGTCGGGTTGGGGGGAAGCATTTCTGGGACTACAGTCTAGAGAAAGGTATTCACAGTCCTTTGGGGACGATCTAGTCAATTGGTCCCTCACTCAACAAGTGTGTTgggagcacctactctgtgccaggctctgggtgaGGCTCAAGGAACAGAAGAGGTGGGATGttgctccttctcctctttctggtttaaattacattaatttattgattagagaaggaagatgtTTGCTGGAGAAAAATCAAAGTCAAGAAAAGACATTCCAAATAATGTGTCCACCAAAAGAAAAtaagcccctcctccctcccactccactGACAGGCCGTCATAATATCTCAGGCTCCAAACTTCCTTCCTATCTTTTCTTAGAAAGCTCTGGTCACACATGCAACACTTCCTAGCAGATGTACTTTCTTCTAAATGTGTAGCTGGTGAACAAATGGCACCAGCGTGTGCCAGAACCAGAAATAATGCCGCCGTTCACTTTTGGGGAGAAAGTTCTTACCTGTCTGGTCCGAACTTTTGAGTGTCAGCTCATATGTTAAATCTAAAAAGGAAACCgtatatgttaattttgtaaaGCCTTCATCAGCTCTGAAAATGCAGAACCAATTCCCACAATCAGCCTGCAAATCCCGCCCAGACAGAGCAGGATTTGGCAGCATTAGCGGCTGGCGTGTGAATGGCAGGAGCCACTAGTGGCCACTGTCCTTCCTAAAGCTCAGAGAGACCCTCCTTCCCTAAGCCACTCCCTGGCATCCACAGTTAGCAAGCAGCTTGCTCTGTGTGTTACACTTTGATGATCGGTTCCAAAGTACATTGTAAATCCTAACCATTGCATTTTGACCTTCTAAACCCTCAGTATGCCAAGAAATGGCTTTGTAGCTTTACGCTTGATGTGCGTCGGTTGGGCAGGGGATAAGGGAAGACGCTGAGAGAGACTCCAGTGATGGTGGGCTTAACGAGGTCAGAGAGAAGTGAAACCCTTTTTTGCCCCACTCCTAAGTGAGCCTGGCACAACTTCTGAGCTGGCCGCTGTCTCAGACAGTCCCAACAACGGGTCCTGCTTTGCTCTGCAGCCCCAGGCGGGCCTAGGGCCCTGCTCTGGGGGGTCGCGCGGGGTCCCGGTACCTGTGCAGTGTTGCTGCAGCCGCCTGATCTCGGCATGCAGCCCCTTAAGGGTGCTGGCATGCTCCCGCTGAAGGAAGAGGAGGTTCTTCTGGGCGCTGTGCAACTGGTTCTCCAGGTTTGTGGTTGCCATGCTGACATCCAGATGACCTGCGGGAAACACAGACCCTAGTGGCTGTCTCTGACAATGAGGGTTCTGGGTAGAAGGCCGGAAGAGGGCGCCGCCTTTCGCCTGCCCTCCTTGACTTTGAGGAGGTTGCAGGCAGCATGAGGTCTGGCTCTGGAGGCCGAAGGGATACATCAGACCTGGGTGCCCTGATTCTAAATCCTAGCCTTTCCACATGCCACATAGACTTCAACAGACTGTGAGCAAAACTGCTAGACTGCCAAAGATTTCTCTGACAAAGTACACACGGACAGCTTCCTCACAGGAAAACCGGGCACCTGGGCAACGGGGCGAATGTTTCCTCAAAATGGTATTGGGAGCTGGCCAaagcgaggaggaggagggagacgcAGGGAGAATTCTAGAAGGAAGTCCCTGGATTTCACAGAGCTGAGAGGAGTCCCACATCTTTCTTTGGGAAAGGGCCATGTGGCAACTATGGGAATATGGAGTATGTCCCCAAACCCAGCCTCACTGCCCATGGTGGCTTCAGTCATCAGTCATCAGCTGCTCTCCCAGGGCCTCAGATTCTCTGCCTTTACTGTAATTCGAGAAATGTGGTGAAGTCAATTGGTCTTTCTGGAAAAGCTACCAAAGAAATTCAAGACGCCTTGCACAGCACTGAAAAATGGCAAAGGACGAAATGTGCATTATTTGCTTATAAATTATTCTTGCAGATACAGAACCTCAGAGTGCAGTTTTCCTCATTTGCTATGCCAAAGAGCCCTCCCAGAGGAATACCACTTCTCAAAGGGCTTCCCGTATGTGGATGGCTCTGGAGATGACCACACACCCAGGTACTGTCACCACACTGGGTGACACCAGTCACTGTGATTTGTAAGGCCAGTGACATAGTTGCAACCCCAGCTCTGGACCTAAGAAAAGTTCGTAACTGGACATGCATCTTCACTTACACGGAAAAGCTTCCTGCCATCTCCTCGGGGCATAGGCCTCACTCCAAAGTAAAGTTAAGGAGGAAACAGAGTGTGACAGGCAAGCCTGAGAGGGAAGGTAAAAGGAACAGGTAGAGAGCTACAAAAGGACATGCCCGGCAGGAGAGGGGCACAGCCCAGCAACCGCTGGCAGTGTTAGCCACTACCCCTCATccagggcggggtgggaggtgcaATTTGGCAAAGTGTGTCTAGAGCCTGGGAGTGTATCATCCCTCTGACTTCACGATTCCACTTCCAGGAACTGACCGAAGGAAAAGATTTACTTTTGTGTGAAAAGAGGTAGCTGTGACCATGGTCGTTATAGTGCAGTTGAGTCAGAAACAGAATCCAACAAGAGGGAACCAGCTAGGCAAATTACAGCGATCGCTTCTAAGGAGCAGAGATGAGATATCCCAGGCCTCTAACTCAACTTCAAGCTGCAGCTGAGGCCAGGGTCGAGTTCCCATCAGACAGAGCTTTTCCATGAGGAGAGTGTTCAGCCTTCCAGTTTCCACCCCGAAGGCTTATCTTTGCTACAAGCGCAAGTGCTCCTGTCCAGGCCCTGGGCCAGGCAGGGACTTCCACCCGGGACCAGGGTTCTGGAGAGCCGATGCTGCCCGACCAGTGCATGGTCCAAGAGTAGGATGCTGACCTTAATGTAGGAGCCAGCCATGCCAAGGAGCGCGGGTGGGCTGGCAGGTGTGCTCCTGTGGGAAGGAGGcccctctggcttcctgcttgATGATAACTTTATAGACAGGCCTTGGTCAAAGAAAATGGGGAACATTAACATTTCAAAACAGTTTTGTCCAGCACCACTCATACAAGATGAGATGTGCCCATAATCTACCAGAAGGGGCCAGGAGGGGAGTAAAAATAGGACCTCAGCAGCCACCCTGTTCCAATCACAGCGTGGTACTACGTTTTACttgtaacaaatttaaaaatctgatttaaagaAGCATTCACATTCTACTTGCCTCAGTGGATCAGCAGCTTTGAATTGTACTTAATCTGTAATCTATTAGTTCACCACGGCAAGTACAGAAGTAAGAACATGCCCTTGAAGCTTCCCATTGTCATGGGCAGACAGTTTTGAGAAAAACACAAGGTGAACAGAAAGACTAGGAGTCTATAAGGTGCAGAGCTGGCAAGGGAGCCATGGCGACTCCATCTGAGGCCCCGAAAGCAGGAGGACAGGCGTTGTCAACCCCGAGGCATCTCACTCAACTGGCgccctccccttccctgcacTCTATGCTAACGTAAGAGGCCCAAGTGAGGAGATGCTATCTGGGCGGGGGTCCCTCTAGCTGTTGGATACACAGCAACAGTGCAGGCCCACTTATACCCAAGGAAGCGAGTCATGTCTCCTAATGGTAACCAAGCTACTCAATTCTCTTCCATCCGCTCAAAAGACTGACAATATCACTGACTTCCTGATGACAAGGAGTTGCTATAGCTTAAAAGAAGTGATGCTTTCAATTTCTTATTCTTAGCTCTTGTGACATGCAATCACGGTCATGACCTCATCCTTCCAGTAAATTGGCAAGAACGAAGCTACAGAAATCTCCCGTTTAGACCACAGAGATGCAGCTGGGAGATGTGGCTAATTTGGAGGAAGAAAtgaaggtggtcctgagaggctTAATTCAGAATTTCTAAGACACTCTGGGAGTCAGAGACACAAAGGAGCATTCGTGACTCATCCATGAAAGGGTCAACGTGATGGATGAAGGTAAAAATGCAGGGCGTCTACTACCCATGAATAATACATCCTGCTTCAGTAAAGGCATTCATCCCCTCTCGATGGTGTGTCAACCACTAATGGAGGGCGACACTCCCAGAGCACGGCTTGCACAACACTGCACTTTCTGGGTCAAAAGGGCATATGCTACAAATTGTGGGTTCTTTGTATTGCGGCTTTTTGTCTCGAGGCAATCCAATTTTGTTTCtaagcattgctgggagctgtcAGCAATTTCATAGTTATTGGCTTGGCCAAAGGCAGCGCGGCCTGGACACTGTCCTCCTCTCCTCTCAGAGATGCTGTCCTCAGCTGCAAAAGATGGGCTTCCAAGTGACTGGCATTCCAGGGCCCGGCCATGGTGGCAGCCAGAGGGCAGGACCCCCACCCATGGCATACATGGCTTGGCCAGGGTTCTTGGGCTGAGGCAGCGGCCACGATATCCTGAAGGGAGACCGCTGAACAGGCTGCCTTGACCACGATTTGGAGGTTAAGTCACACACGGATGTTTTTCCTGTGGTAATTCATTAGGTAGTTAATTTCTGTTAATTGGCGATTCATTCCTCATGTTGGGAAAATTAATGCTTGACAAAGGCTTGCTGTTCCAAATTCTAGAGAGGGGTTTTGGAGACCTGGCCAAGACTGCCTCCCAGCGTGGGGAGGGATGTTAACACCATCTCCTGGTGATAACATGCTTTTAATGAAGGTCCTTGGAGAGATGTTGGCCCCGACCTCGCTGAGGCTGCTCTGCGGCAGCACGAGGACAAATGGCCTGTCAGTAGCTCGTGTCCGATGCTCATCCTAACTCACAAGTaatgttctttcctctctttcaggGCATTAATGTATAAATGATGACACgataattttatttatgagcCATCTCCACTTGTACACGCACCAAGTGCTCTCCTATCACTTACGTCATTTGTTCTTGCAGTACTCCCCCGAGGAGAAACAGGAATATCCCACCGACGAGGGAACTCATCAATCAGGGAATGCTGCATCTGAGCCTTGCGGCTTCTCTGGATCCTCAGGCTCTGTGGGCGAGAGTCCTGAAGGCTGGGGGAGGTCTCAATTCCATGCAGGAATCCAGATGCTTTCCCAAATGTCTGCATCACATCTCAAACGCTCTGACCTGGCGCGGGGAATAAGCAGGCCACCTCGCGGTGGCCATTCAGCATGGGAGCATGGTGCCCTCTAGCCATACCAGGCCCGGACAACGTGACGACCTACACTGCACTGCTCACCGGGGCAGGATCCATGGGCTCTCTGCACTCCAGCTTAGACAAACAATGACCGAAGGGCACCACTCACCAGCCAGTATGGCAAAAAGTCTCACCAGCAAAGTTGTCTAGGAAGCTGGCTGAGGGCAGGGCACTCTGGGCCTAGCAGTACGCTTTATGAAGCCACTAAGCTAGCTTGAGGAGAAATATTAGGGTACACACAGCATCGCATGTGTGTCCTGGTCTTTGGGGTCTAGGAGGGTGCCCAGCCCGAAAGCCAGAGCCACAATCCTCGTCGTCTGGGGCTGACTCAGCAATGAGTCTGTGTGGGGTCAAAAGGCCACACCTCTGCCCCGCTGCCTCTAGCAGCTCTGGTGCTTCCATGGGGAAGAACAAGAGCCAGACTCGCTTTCGCTCCTTTTAAACACATACCTTTTCCTCAACATCCCTCCTGAGCACACATGCCACACACGCAGATCTTGCCTACATTTTCATCTGCAAACACAGCTCTGACCATGTCGCATCCCTGTGATTCATCCCAGAGGCTCCGCCTGCTCTGTTGCCCTCCCTAGCCTCCCTCCACACTAGTGCCCCCCCCCATCGAAACTGTTGTCCTCCCCCACCTCATCTGCCACACCCCTCCCTCaacacagggcctttgcatgccTTGTTCCCTCCATTTGGAATTCTCCCGGTAAACTACCTCCTACTCTCTTGCCTAATGAACTTCCATTCTTCCTTCACATCTGAACTCACGCATTACCAGCCGGCTTCAGATAATTTTACAATGCTTCCTATGTTGCCGAGTGGAGGTCTTCACAAGAATTACACGCATTAATCAAAAAGCACTACGGCAGCACTGATTTGAACATGACCTCATCCCCAACTCCTTGACACGCCAGAAGCAATATTTTAAAGTGTGCTTTACCACATTTCTTAGACTAAAGCAATGGAGTATTTTTGATGGGAAAGGGTCCCACCATATAAAAATGGGAAACTTCTTTGTTCCTGGGCAATCAAAAGCAGACTTATCTTTTCGCTCAACACAAAGCCTGTGGAATCAGGGTAATAATTTTAGAATCTGAAAAAATAGCACACTAGCACTCACACAGTAGCTGTGAATTAGTTATAAGAAGCTATTTTAGATTCTAGTCATGAATAAGTTATAACCCATTCACGTTAGGTTCCCTCATGCCACGAGTGATCAGAACAGCTGCAATCCGTCCTGCTGCCCTCTCTGCGCCTTTGGCAAGGCCTGTGACCTGACGGGAGCCGCCTGGCCCTGAGCAAGCCGTGGTGTCCCAGTGTTCTGTGACAAGGACCTCTGTGGCCTTCTCCCGGGGACTCTGTGTGCCACTCTCCTACAGGTCCTAGAGTGT encodes the following:
- the CCDC92 gene encoding coiled-coil domain-containing protein 92 yields the protein MATTNLENQLHSAQKNLLFLQREHASTLKGLHAEIRRLQQHCTDLTYELTLKSSDQTGDGASRSSELKRKCEELEAQLKLQEEENNELLKELEQKNAMIAVLENTVKEREKKYLEELKVKSHKLNMLSSELEQRAGTIAYLTAQLHAAKRKLLSAGGASDGSPSGSPVLASYKPAPPKDKLPETPRRRMKKSLSAPLHPEFEEVYRFGAESRKLLLREPVDAMPDPTPFLLARESAEVHLIKERPLVIPPIASDRGPSEQHSPAREKPHKAHVGVAHRIHHAAPPQAQPEVETLAVDQVNGGKVVRKHSGTDRTV